The following coding sequences are from one Bos taurus isolate L1 Dominette 01449 registration number 42190680 breed Hereford chromosome 26, ARS-UCD2.0, whole genome shotgun sequence window:
- the LOC132343928 gene encoding uncharacterized protein encodes MAQTRQGGQTALHSTLWRNICSGEGGGLRARGGGGQSPYPLPLQPEAQAVCSHWSCLCSSYRALHSVEEKRGSWQEQGSKETLAEVWSRRVSVASAQSSPFSGPRGWIWKQCSRRPWRRFDCTSNHSLGAAPGPHNLLYLHYFLCPRSLLCPHCLLSPHHLLSLEAACGLHPPPAVYWAQLTVLSLPPLPTTYVAVECLPLSLLSGSFAVLWQTSISSHRFDLELPGEAPWGETGVSPHCTSLGFGTCEAIPVGRVPFGQTQGSTPAADLAGRGVNMGTSWGCADLYWWTGCCWQGTGWSSSPQAVLWSSALQICLPPLNALSSSLEYPSGSSLKFCPSKGRNPSHCGQDNFLWFLLMRVPGQHEGDHSRRCPACCER; translated from the exons ATGGCACAGACCCGACAAGGAGGACAAACAGCCTTGCACAGCACCTTGTGGAGAAACATCTGctctggggaaggaggagggctcCGGGCTCGGGGTGGAGGAGGCCAGAGCCCCTACCCCTTACCTCTGCAGCCCGAGGCCCAGG CTGTGTGTTCTCACTGGAGTTGTCTGTGTTCATCTTACAGAGCTCTGCACTCGGTGGAAGAGAAGAGGGGATCATGGCAGGAGCAGGGCTCCAAGGAAACACTGGCTGAGGTTTGGTCCAGGCGTGTGAGCGTGGCCTCAGCTCAGAGCAGCCCTTTCTCTGGTCCCCGGGGGTGGATCTGGAAGCAATGCTCCAGGAGGCCATGGAGACGCTTCGACTGTACCAGCAACCACTCCCTTGGAGCAGCGCCTGGCCCGCATAATCTCCTGTATCTGCACTATTTCCTGTGTCCACGTTCTCTCCTGTGCCCGCACTGTCTTCTGTCCCCGCATCATCTCCTCTCTCTCGAAGCAGCTTGTGGTCTCCATCCTCCACCTGCTGTGTACTGGGCACAGCTCACCGTTTTATCACTGCCTCCGCTGCCCACCACGTACGTGGCGGTGGAGTGTCTTCCTCTGTCTTTGCTTTCAGGTTCATTCGCGGTCCTCTGGCAAACCtcaatttcttcccacagatttgatcttgaacttcctgGAGAAGCTCCATGGGGAGAGACTGGGGTCTCACCTCACTGCACAAGCCTGGGGTTTGGCACCTGTGAGGCCATCCCTGTGGGCAGAGTTCCCTTTGGACAGACCCAGGGCTCCACTCCAGCTGCTGACCTTGCAGGGAGAGGGGTGAACATGGGGACCAGCTGGGGCTGTGCTGATTTGTACTGGTGGACAGGGTGCTGTTGGCAGGGGACAGGGTGGTCTTCTTCCCCGCAGGCTGTGCTGTGGTCCTCCGCCCTCCAGATCTGCCTTCCTCCTCTGAATGCTCTAAGTAGCAGCTTAGAG TACCCCTCTGGCAGCTCCTTGAAGTTCTGTCCATCAAAAGGCAGGAATCCATCGCACTGTGGCCAGGATAACTTCCTGTGGTTCTTACTTATGAGAGTTCCAGGGCAGCATGAGGGGGACCACTCCAGAAGGTGTCCAGCTTGTTGTGAAAGGTGA